The region tcctgctcgctggcacggcgctgctcgatgcgagcagcgccgtgccagcggcggcgagccttgtccttgccagcggcgcggacggacgcGGGACCGGCGttcaccgttgtgcatgctctaaaTCTAAGTTCTTTCTTCAAAATTTCTAATACTAAGTCGTGTAATATGTTTTGGGCTTTCTTTAATAACTATGGCctattttataatattgttaTATGATATTAAACTGATGTGGTATACTTCTATAAActatttaagttttttttaatacGTTAGTTTTGTTTAACTTATGTATTTTGTGATATAGATGTCTCTTATTTTGTGTTAATTGTATTTGctgtcatttatttttattatagaatgaataaagtaagaaataataataatttgaaaGATTAAAACACTCAAATGGAATATCACTCTGGGCTTGAGCGGATGAAAATGTACATGAACACACATTATCATCAATGTTCCATATCATTTTCTCACATAAAATaccatttattatttataattttaaaattatttttattcaataaattttaaactaatttcatttttcagaaAATGATTAATTATAACAATTtctaatattcatttttattctttattttattattgtaatttagttttctatttatatttcttattttttgtatctttacatatataaaaggcgagttttgaccttattttgaatattaaagaatttgggcaaattttttaaatatttataagttttgagtctatataattaaattatgattttgatttgtaacttccaattatgcattaattacaAACCATTAGACATAACTAAAAATTAGAcactttttaaattaaattttgattaaatgaGGTAGTTACAGGTTTTGACTCCATAGCTAAATGATAAAGAAAGCTTGTCATTCAAATTTGGAGACTCATGCCCAAATTAGAATTAAATGTGAAACGGTTAAGCCATTAAAAAAATGGTTACtactttaatattattattcaatttagaGATTTCATGGTCAAATAGAATTTAATTTGAAACGGTTCTccattaatcataaattatatATCATGGCTATAaatacattatacatatatCAGGCTAGCTGATGGAATCATACAGTACTTGTGTttcgaatgatggaatcatacATGTATAATGATGATACGTAGAAATCGAATGAGAAGATGAGTGGTGTTGGTGACGTCGTCTGCGAATTTTTCTGGCAGTTATGAAGAATTCGATTCTTCTTTAAGGTTTATTTGGGTCGAGAATGGAGAGTTGATTATTTGGTTTATTTTTGGTATACAGTATAATTGTATTGATTTAATCATTGTAGGATTATAATTTATGGtataaattattcaaaaaatagaaatatgtgaaacggcacgggttttaatgcacaattggtaaagtaagtgagaaaaattggtaaagtaagagaggggaaaagaaaaatgagtaaagtaagagatgaagagaaaaagtagtgaaagtaaagttagtggattgtggggtacATGTCTTagaatagaaagattctaaagtttctattttgaagaacgattcaaaatggaaatagttgctatttttaaaaaacagagTGGATATACGTGTACAATATCTGCCCATTTTCtataagtttgttattttgtggtggactttttattttattctatactaattatgtatattttagtaagttaaaatttttatattttactcaTGATCTAAGTCTCAATTAGATATGAAATATTTGTGCAATAGTATATGAACTTTAGTAGTAAATTTATCACACAATATTGTCATTTATagtataacaaaaaaatttaatcagTAATTATAAACAATATTATGTTGCTTTTCTTGATTTGATgacttataattttttatctatataaCCTATATTGCATAATTTAAGAAGAGAAGAATATTTGTTTACAATATTTATGTTATTAAGtgtaacaaaaaataaaataagaaatcttattataaaaattgtatttgaataaatatataGTGCCATGATAATTATGGTGATAAAGGTtaataattttagaaaaattTGTTCTATTTATAAACACACTATgcttataaatatttaattataatagaTTTACTATAAACTACATTTAATAGAGtattttgaatttaaatgaattaACATTTATCTACAAATATTTATAttgtatttattatttatgattACATACAATTTTTACATATACTAATACTTATCTGCCAATTCTTGAGTGTTTGATTCTTCTTATTTTATGTAATATTACTACAATTTCTACTGATTTTATGATACTTTTGGAACTTTTATGAgatgtttaatttattttgtaatgCATTGAGAaacattattataatatatcaaCAAACATTTCAGCATGCGTAAATAAGTGTTTGACTATTCCTATATTTTGTTTCATTACTACAAATTTCTACAGATTTCATGATGTTTTTTGGAACTTTTAcgatatttagtttattttgtaaaatatagagaaatattattataataaacaaatacatattctattaaataaattttaaattttctacttttgatgcataataatttaatattatatcaTTTACACAAATAAGTTATCGTGCATAGCACGTTTTGCTGTATAACGAcacaatataatttttttatatttatttgttcataaatgatttttataactAAAATTTTTCTTAACTTTTCAATTAATCATTATGTATAATTtacaattatattatattatatttttattttttttcgaattaatacatacaataaaaggaatattagaaaaatgtttttgcttaatttttttaatttgtatgaatataataataaattaaagatccGTGCTGGGTGTTACACTAGTTATTTTAAAAGCAATGTTCAATCGGTTTGAGATTAATCTATGAAATAGAAACATTGAAATTGAAACTtggtattttagttttattttcgtGTAGTTGTTTCTTAAATATTTTTgttctttaatttattaatggttgaaatatttaatcattttttatattttatattttttattttttctttctcctGATTAATCATTCATCGGAAATCTTCATGAAATGAGGGAAAGTTATCTAACAACTACTATCATTATGAtatgttcattttatttattttttaaaaaataataataaaaaggatATGCCTATGGATATGAGTAGTATGTTGTTTCTGATTATTTGTGTTTGATATTTATGTGATGTGAAATTAAAGGTGGAATTTATACATACTGAGTTGTGGCCCATTTAAACCATAACAATTTTTAGGATAAGATATTAACGATGTTTCGGTTAATGTGAGTTATACAAACTCCAGTATTATTAGGGTCAACGTCTTACCCATTTTGGGAATCTTCGAATCCTCATCATTTTACATGTAGATAAATGTCGGTTTTTGAAATTACGATATgagtgatttatttattttgacatGTGTTTTAACTGTTTAAAtagatattactccctccgtcccgcactactcgcacttatttcctttttgggcgtcccaagttacttgcactctttccatttttagtaaaaaatttcacttacagccgtcatttttgactttcctatacactcattccttaatctccgagccgaaaaggaaatgagcgagtagcccgggacggagggagtagtatttaagaATATACGTCAGAGTGGTTAaggtgtgacaaaatttcaataaatatgaTCATCTATGTCAAAAGTTCTTTCTTAACATATCTTGATGATTAGTAAATACATACCAGTTTTTTCTCATGTATGGGTACATTTTTCGGTTGATTTAGTCATTTTGTTTATTGTCGTTGTTTGACAAAGAGAAAGTTTGGAATTTGGAGTTGGGTAGAGAGAAGATAGACAAGTAATTGGTTTTGTGTAGGTGGTGTTATTACTGTTTTTATTGATTGGCAGTGTCAACCACATTATGAAGGGCTGAGCCTAAAATACATTGGTTTATTCATCAAACAGCGTGATAAGtaattttttatactattaaagTCAATTTATTATAATCATCAAATGACATTAATTAAGTATTTCATCAAACTGCTATTGATTTGCTTTACTtcgtattaatttttttttatattacatgttAATTTTTAAGTTCTTGATTGTGTTATTGAACGTctgttaattttttaattattaataaatactatACATTCAATAATTAGAATACAATCAATTTGTCATGAATGTTGTTTGATGAATAGATCTATGCTTTTTGGGCACAACACTTCATGCTGTGGTTTGCACCACCGCACAGGATTCAAGttcgaaaattaataaaatatttatttctctttcattcaCATACCCAACCTTCAACTTAATATAACTTTCACTCTCATTAATGACCTCAATCCAACTCGATAGTATATTTTGCACATCACCTATTcttacaatttatttttattcatctaAAATGATTTCACATAACAACTATGTTATTTAAATgccaattattttttattttttctttatttatcctactttttctcttttattctatttttctttatttatcctactttttcctcttttaTCGATTGTTATTgtttatgaaaatgaaatgtACTTTTAGAGAGTGCTCCACACTTGAATtacaatataataaaaattataaaaagaagataaaatattaatacaatAAATTTATTGAATTAGGTGCTGAGCCCAAAACGCATTGATTTGTTCATCAAATGGCGTATACGTGatttttatactattaataAAGTATTTCATCGAACTGCTATTGATTTGTTTACATTACttcatattaattttttttattatattacatGTTAATTTTTAAGTTCTTAATCATGTTACTGAAcgtctttttaaaaaatactagtataatttaattattggaatatcttttattttcttaaatacaTGGTCAACTTAATATTATGAATTCATTTATCATGAATGTTGTTTGATGAACAGATCTATACGTTTTAGGCACAACACTCCATGTTGTGGTTGGCACAACTTGCAGAGGATTCAAGTtcgaaaatttaataaaatatttatttctctttcattcaGATACCCAACTTTCAATTTGATATAACTTTCACTCTCATTAATGACTCAATCCAACTTAattggagtagtatattttgcACATCACTTGTAcaacttatttttatttatgtaaaatGATTGTACATAACAACTTTGTTATTTAAAGGCCTATTactatttttattctattttttctttatttatccTACTATTTCCTCTTttatgaattattttattttctccattTAACTCGATAAATATCAATTCTTAAATATTGTACCTAAAATAAACTCCTCACCCATATCTTGCACGGAGTATAAGATTATGAACATACTTAATTGATAACTATATATGCTGTCATTGCGCTGGGGTGAACAAGTTAATACCAAAAAAGGAATGTGAAAAGATGTGCGCCAAGGGCTGAAACCCCAACCAAATCTGGGATAATTCACTGCTTACTAAACACAAGATAGGGGTCAGACTTGTGTGGGCCAAACATGCTCAGATAAGCCCAAGTTTCAATTCTGCCAAAACTCTAAAATGGAAACTGAACAGGCCCATAGGGTTTATGCCCCCGATTCCCAAATCACACATCTGGTATTTCACAAGATCGTATCCGTCGCTCTTTCTCAAGCCGCCTCACTGTGAAATCCTCGATTCCCCATTCCTCTCTATATCAGGTCGATTCTCGCTCATCAACAGTGTAGATGCGATTTAAGCATTGCTTTATCTTATTTGATTTTAGCGTTTTTTGTATTATAATAGAAATGGCGACGGTTCCTGGGCAGCTGATATGGGAGATCGTGAAGAAGAACAATTCTTTTTTGGTGAAGGAGTTCGGGAACGGAACCGCCAGTGTGAAGTTCAGCAAGGAGCCTAACAATCTCTACAACTTGCACTCCTACAAGCACTCTGGTTTGTTTCTCGATTTTTTTCCCTTGTAGTGTGATTTCTTTTATCATTGATGGAAATATATGATAAACATCTTCCATGATGCGTGCTGTTTGTGTTCGGAATAATTTGGTTATTTTACAAGATTTTTCGATTTATTATTCACCATAGAATTGTAAAATTGATCTAGCTCACGCGATTTTAATTGGTACTAGTTGAAATTCTGGCTTCTCATATGGCAAATCTGTGTATGCCTAGCATATGTATGGACACTTTCCATTGAATCTctattttggttttattttataatgtatTGCTTATTGCATATGTTGCCATTGTTAAATATAGAGAATCAGaggttttgatttttttggtgCTACCTTTGCGGATTGCTGAAGTTTTCTAATTTGTTTTCGACTGGATATCTGTTGAAAGTAGGCTATGTATGCACTGTCCATCACATTGAACTCCACTCTGCACATCTTTTTTTGCTAATGGTTTGTAATTAATAGGGTTGGCAAACAAGAAAACTGTGACCATTCAACCAGGAAAGGATCAGTCTGTGCTGCTTGCAACAACTAAGACCAAGAAACAGAACAAGCCCTCCACTTTGCTTAACAAGTCTCTCATGAAGAAGGAATTCAACCGCATGGCAAAGGCTGTCGTCAATCAAGTAATATAACATGTACCCTGTTCTGCTAGTGCTTCATCTATGTTATTTCCGTGTTTTGCATAGTTCGAGTCTACACTAGTGATAACTCAAACTG is a window of Salvia splendens isolate huo1 chromosome 3, SspV2, whole genome shotgun sequence DNA encoding:
- the LOC121793649 gene encoding 60S ribosomal protein L28-1-like, which translates into the protein MPPIPKSHIWYFTRSYPSLFLKPPHCEILDSPFLSISEMATVPGQLIWEIVKKNNSFLVKEFGNGTASVKFSKEPNNLYNLHSYKHSGLANKKTVTIQPGKDQSVLLATTKTKKQNKPSTLLNKSLMKKEFNRMAKAVVNQVADNHYRPDLKKAALARLSVVNRSLKVSKSGAKKKNRQRL